One segment of Panicum virgatum strain AP13 chromosome 3K, P.virgatum_v5, whole genome shotgun sequence DNA contains the following:
- the LOC120699916 gene encoding metal transporter Nramp6-like — MAAAPAGAGDGATAAAARAVEEEEARALLPSPAPGGGCDDDDEDLEERAYEAAEKVIVCISDGPDPETGGDGDDTALCSSSGAAPPFSWRKLWLFTGPGFLMSIAFLDPGNLEGDLQAGAVAGDTLLWLLMWATAMGLLVQLLAARLGVATGRHLAELCRDEYPDWARRALWLMAEVAMVGADIQEVIGSAIAIKILSRGYLPLWAGVVITALDCFIFLSLENYGVRKLEAVFALLIATMAISFAWMFTDTKPNGKDLLIGILVPKLSSRTIRQAVGVVGCVIMPHNVFLHSALVQSRKIDQNKEYQVREALRYYSIESTIALAVSFMINLFVTTVFAKGFYGSKEAGNIGLENAGQYLQEKFGGGFFPILYIWGIGLLAAGQSSTITGTYAGQFIMGGFLNLRLKKWVRALITRSFAIVPTIVVALFFNTSDSALDVLNEWLNVLQSIQIPFALIPLITLVSKEQVMGVFKIGPNTQAVTWTVATLLITINGYLLMDFFSSEIRGPLSGSLLCLAVLIYASFVLYLILRGTELSEKIVKAIRSSFS; from the exons atggccgccgcccccgccggagccggggacggcgccaccgccgccgcggccagggccgtcgaggaggaggaggcgcgcgcgctcctcccctcccccgcgccgggcggcggctgcgacgacgacgacgaggacctCGAGGAGCGCGCGTACGAGGCGGCGGAGAAGGTCATCGTGTGCATCTCGGACGGGCCCGACCCGGaaaccggcggcgacggcgacgacacgGCGCTCTGCTCCTCTTCCGGGGCGGCGCCGCCCTTCTCGTGGCGGAAGCTCTGGCTCTTCACGGGGCCCGGGTTCCTGATGAGCATCGCGTTCCTGGACCCGGGCAACCTCGAGGGGGACCTCCAGGcgggcgccgtcgccggggaCACGCTGCTGTGGCTGCTCATGTGGGCCACCGCCATGGGCCTCCTCGtgcagctcctcgccgcgcgcctcggGGTCGCCACGGGCCGGCACCTCGCCGAGCTCTGCCGGGACGAGTACCCCGACTGGGCGCGCCGCGCGCTCTGGCTCATGGCCGAGGTCGCCATGGTCGGGGCCGACATCCAGGAGGTCATCGGAAGCGCCATCGCCATCAAGATCCTCAGCAGGGGGTACCTGCCGCTCTGGGCCGGCGTCGTCATCACCGCCTTGGATTG ctttatttttctttcgcTGGAAAACTATGGGGTGAGGAAACTAGAAGCTGTATTTGCACTTTTAATTGCAACTATGGCCATCTCCTTTGCATGGATGTTCACAGACACTAAGCCCAACGGCAAAGACTTGTTAATTG GTATTTTGGTTCCAAAATTGAGCTCAAGGACAATTAGACAAGCGGTTGGGGTTGTTGGCTGCGTTATCATGCCCCACAATGTGTTTCTTCATTCAGCACTAGTGCAATCCAGGAAAATAGATCAAAATAAGGAATATCAAGTCCGTGAAGCATTGAGATACTATTCAATAGAGTCAACTATAGCATTAGCTGTCTCCTTCATGATAAATCTCTTTGTTACAACAGTTTTTGCGAAAGGGTTCTATGGCAGTAAGGAAGCTGGCAATATTGGCCTCGAAAATGCTGGACAGTATCTACAAGAGAAGTTTGGTGGAGGATTTTTTCCTATCCTCTACATTTGGGGGATTGGGCTATTAGCGGCTGGGCAGAGTAGTACAATAACAGGAACTTATGCTGGGCAGTTTATAATGGGTGGATTTCTGAATTTAAGGTTAAAAAAATGGGTTAGAGCATTGATCACCAGAAGCTTTGCAATTGTGCCCACTATAGTTGTTGCTTTGTTCTTCAACACATCTGATTCTGCTCTGGATGTTTTAAATGAGTGGCTCAATGTGCTCCAATCTATTCAGATTCCTTTTGCACTCATTCCACTCATAACCTTGGTTTCAAAGGAGCAGGTTATGGGAGTCTTCAAAATAGGCCCTAATACCCAG GCTGTAACCTGGACTGTGGCCACGCTGCTGATCACCATCAACGGGTACCTCTTGATGGATTTCTTCTCTTCTGAAATCCGAGGCCCGTTATCCGGCTCACTCCTCTGCTTGGCGGTCCTCATTTACGCCTCATTTGTACTGTACCTCATCCTGCGGGGCACCGAGCTGTCGGAGAAGATTGTCAAAGCGATCCGCAGCAGTTTCTCATGA